Proteins from a single region of Candidatus Schekmanbacteria bacterium:
- a CDS encoding flippase — translation MNQITRIIKNTGVEVISNMLNMGLSAVFTFIVARMLGPQRYGVYSLVTTFPLIFAALIIFGLDCVLIRDIARDKKESGKMLFNAILFQSLMTIVTSLVIIVSMFFLGYEPNTMFLIIYFFLFCTINSITTVNSSVFKAFEKMEYNALLNSGERFLVLLLGITVIMKFGSVFSILSVFVIIAIFKLVISLRLSFSRFVNLEIAFDRKIFNYFFKEGYPIAVSSFFTAFRWNIVIVIISKMLTETDTGYYNAALKLAYPILVVIFAYSAAILPVMSKYYKDDDYNLERLYKASLKLAMTFSIPLAIMISFFSSKIVNILFGNQYLVSATVLKIVVWILPFSFLLYPLGNLLIAMNRQKIAMKANGYNSIILVILAIILTHRFGLYGASASIVLAEFLLVITYFYNITKIYKYVEISEFLLKPFFAGFLMFLAVYLAGEKNLFFSMPVSLMLYFFVLYFSGIFHKEEIEKIKEAFRMKNTEKIINE, via the coding sequence ATGAATCAAATTACGCGAATTATAAAAAACACCGGCGTTGAAGTCATATCCAATATGTTGAATATGGGACTTAGCGCTGTATTTACATTCATAGTAGCAAGAATGTTGGGTCCTCAGCGTTATGGTGTGTATTCGTTGGTAACTACTTTTCCTTTGATTTTTGCCGCACTTATTATTTTTGGATTAGACTGTGTACTTATTCGGGATATAGCTAGGGATAAAAAAGAATCAGGCAAGATGTTGTTTAACGCTATTCTATTTCAATCACTAATGACTATCGTGACTTCTTTGGTGATTATTGTGTCTATGTTTTTTCTCGGATATGAACCGAACACAATGTTTTTAATAATCTATTTTTTCCTCTTCTGCACAATAAATTCCATTACCACTGTTAATTCATCAGTCTTTAAAGCTTTTGAAAAGATGGAATATAACGCTCTTCTGAATTCCGGCGAGCGTTTTCTTGTTCTTCTTCTTGGAATTACTGTGATTATGAAATTTGGTTCAGTATTTTCAATATTGAGTGTTTTTGTAATTATAGCAATTTTTAAACTTGTAATTTCTTTGCGGCTTTCGTTTTCGAGATTTGTCAATTTAGAAATTGCCTTTGACAGGAAGATTTTTAATTATTTTTTTAAAGAAGGTTATCCTATTGCAGTGTCATCTTTTTTTACTGCTTTTAGATGGAATATCGTGATTGTCATAATTTCTAAGATGTTGACAGAAACTGATACAGGATATTACAATGCGGCTCTCAAGTTGGCATATCCGATACTGGTGGTAATTTTTGCCTATTCCGCAGCTATTCTCCCTGTGATGTCAAAATATTACAAAGATGATGATTACAATCTCGAGAGGCTTTACAAAGCTTCTCTTAAGCTTGCGATGACATTTTCAATTCCTTTAGCCATAATGATAAGCTTTTTCTCTTCAAAAATAGTTAACATACTATTTGGAAATCAATATCTCGTTTCAGCTACAGTATTGAAGATTGTTGTTTGGATTTTGCCTTTTTCCTTTTTACTTTACCCTCTTGGCAATCTTCTTATCGCAATGAATCGACAAAAAATTGCAATGAAAGCAAATGGGTATAATTCTATTATATTGGTGATACTTGCAATAATTCTCACTCACAGATTTGGTCTTTACGGCGCTTCTGCATCTATTGTTTTAGCAGAGTTTTTATTAGTAATCACATATTTTTATAATATAACGAAAATATATAAATATGTCGAAATATCAGAATTTCTTTTGAAACCTTTTTTTGCAGGTTTTTTGATGTTCTTGGCAGTATATTTGGCAGGAGAAAAGAATTTATTTTTTAGTATGCCTGTAAGTTTGATGCTTTATTTTTTTGTTTTATATTTTTCAGGAATTTTCCATAAAGAGGAGATAGAAAAGATAAAAGAAGCTTTTAGAATGAAAAATACGGAAAAAATCATAAATGAGTAG